Part of the Sinomonas atrocyanea genome is shown below.
TGGGCGGTGAGGATCTCGCAGCGGATCCCGCCCGTGCAGTAGGTGACCACGGGCCGATCCTTGAGGTCGTCGTACTTGCCGGAGTCGAGCTCGGCGAGGAAATCGTGCGTCGTGGAGGTGTCGGGGACGACCGCGCCCTTGAACCGGCCGATCTGCGCCTCGAACGCGTTGCGCCCGTCGAAGAACACGACCTCGCGCCGGGTGTCCTCGGCGGCGCTGCCCGAGGCGACGAGTTCGTGGAGCTGCTCGGGGGTGAGCCGGCTGCCGCCGCCGATCACGCCCTCGGCGCCGACCTCGAGTTCACCGGGCGCACCGAAGGACACCAGCTCGGCACGTGCCTTCACGGACAGCCGCGGAAAGTCCTGGGCGGTGCCCTCGGACCACTTCACGTCGAGCTTCCGGAAGCCGGGGTACTCCTTGGTGGCACGCAGGTACCCCTTGACGGCGTTCAGCTCGCCGCCGACGGTCGCGTTGATGCCGTCCGGGGAGACGATGATGCGGCCCCTGAGGCCGAGCCCCTCGCACAGGGTGCGCTGCCAGAGCCGGACCGCCTCCGGGTCCGCCAGCGGGGTGAAGCAGTAGAACAGGACGATACGGTGCTGGGCCACCCATCAAGGGTACCGGCGCCCCCGCCTCGGGCCCCGGTGACAGTTCTGTCACGGCCCTTATCAGGTTCTCCGGTTGCGGTTATCGTCGTGGCTATGGGAGAGCCATCGCTGAGCGAACTTCTGGGCATCTGGGTCGAAGGCTGGGCCTCCACGCGCCATTATCCGGTCAAGGAGGTCGGGGCGTTCCGGGCGGTGCAGCTCTCCGACAAGTCCGGCGACTGGGAGGCGTTCGCCGCCGACCCGAGCGAGGATGAGTTCGCCGACCTCGCCGCGTTCGTCGCGGAGTCGTCGCCCCGGCTGATGACCGTGCTCACCGACGACCTGCCTGCCTACCGCGCCCTGGCCGAGAAGCACGGCCTCGTCGAGGTCGCTGCGGACCAGGAGCTCATGATCATGGACTTCGAGGGCAAGGACGTCGAGGCGCCCTGGCTCAACGACGACGAGCTCAAGCTGACCACGGCCTACGAGGACCACAGCGCCACCGTGACCGTCGCGACCGCCGACGGCACCCTGGCCGCCCGCGGCCACGTGGCCGTCGCGCACGGCTATGCCGTCTTCGACCGCATCATCACGGAGCCGGCCTTCCGCCGCCGCGGGCTGGGCAGCTTCATCATGCGGGCCCTCACAGCGGCGATGAGCGAGCACAACCTCGACCAGGGCCTGCTCATCGCGTCCACGGACGGCCAGCACCTCTACCACCACCTCGGATGGAGCGACGTGTCCCAGGTGCTCGTGCTCACCAACCCCGGCAACACCGGGGGCGGTTCGCTCTCCGCGGACTGACCCCGCCCCGGCGGCCCCGGGGTCCGAGGCTTCCGGCCGGTGCTGGAAGAATGCTGGTGTGGCCGCGCACGACTCCCTCCTCTCGCTCCTGGGCAGGTCCTCCGCCCCGGAGGAGCTGCGGCACCTGCGCACGATCCCCGCACGCTCGGCCCGGCATGCGCCCTGGCCTGCCTGGGCCCACCCGGACCTCGTGGCTGCGTACCGCCGCCTCGGGGTCGAGACGCCCTACATCCACCAGGTCGAGGCGGCGGAGCTGGCCCACGCGGGACGCCACGTGGTGCTCGCCACCGGAACCGCCTCGGGCAAGTCCCTCGCCTACCAGCTCCCGGCGCTGGACGCCGTCCACCGCTCGGAGCTGCGCGTGGCCGAGCAGCCCGGGCGGATCCACGACGACGGCGCGGCCGTCCTGTACCTCTCCCCCACCAAGGCGCTGGCCGCGGACCAGCTCACGGCCATCCGTGCCCTCGGGCTCAGCACGGTCCGGGCCGAGACCTACGACGGCGACACCGAGCAGTCGGCCCGCCGCTGGATCCGGGACCACGCGAACGTCATCCTCGCCAACCCGGACATGCTCCACTTCGGCATCCTGCCGAACCACCCCTGGTGGGCGGCCTTCTTCCGGCGCCTTCGTTTCGTGGTCATCGACGAAGCGCACTCCTACCGAGGCGTCTTCGGCTCCCATGTGGCCAACCTCCTGCGGCGGCTCCGGCGCGTGTGCGCCCACTATGGCGCCGACCCCGTGTTCATCGCGGCGTCCGCGACGTCCGGGGACCCGGAGGGGTCGGTGGGGCGGCTGATCGGCGACGCCGTCGCCGCGGTCACCGAGGACGGCTCGCCCCACGGGGCCACCGAGGTGGCCTTCTGGGAGCCCGCGCTGACGGACGCCCGCGGGGAGAACGGCGCGCCCCAGCGCCGCACCGCGATCGCCGAGAGCGCCGACCTGCTGGCCAATCTCGTGTCGGCGCATGTGCGGACCATCGCCTTCATCAAGTCCCGCCGCGGCGCAGAGACGATCTCCTCGATCGCGCAGCGCCTCGTCGACGAGGTGGACCCGAGCCTCGCGGGGCGCATCGCGGCGTACCGGTCGGGGTACCTGCCCGAGGAGCGGCGCGAGCTCGAGCGGCGGCTGCGCTCCGGCGAGCTGCTGGGGGTCGCGAGCACCTCGGCGCTCGAACTCGGCATCGACATCTCCGGGCTGGATGCGGTCCTCGTCGCGGGATGGCCGGGGACGCGGGCCTCGCTGTTCCAGGAGATCGGGCGGGCCGGGCGCTCGGGGCAGGATGCGCTCGCCGCGTTCGTCGCCAGCGACGACCCCCTCGACACCTATCTGGTGAACCACCCGGAGGCGATCTTCGACACCTCGGTCGAGGCCACCGTCCTGGATCCGTCCAACCCCTACGTCCTCGGCCCGCACCTGTGTGCCGCCGCGGCCGAGAAGCCCCTCACCGGCTCCGACCTCGCCCTGTTCGGACCCACCGCCGAGCGGCTCCTCGACCAGCTCGTGGCGCAGGGGTACCTGCGCCGGCGGCCGGGCGGATGGTACTGGACCCATCCCGAGAGCGCCGCGGCCATGGTGAACCTCCGCGCGGACGGGGGCGGCCCGATGAGCATCATCGAGGCCGAGACCGGCCAGCTGCTGGGCTCCATGGATTCGCCGCAGACGCACTACCAGGCCCACCAGGGCGCCATCTACGTCCATCAGGGCGCGAGCTACCTCGTCGAAGAACTCAACGAGGCGGAGCACTGCGTGGTGGTGCGACGGGTGAACCCCGACTACTACACGACCGCGCGGGACCTCACCACGGTCGAGGTCCTCGGCGAGGACCGCTGCGAGCAGTGGGGCCCGGTGGGGGTCCACTTCGGCGAGGTCCGGGTGACCACGCAGGTGGTCTCCTTCCAGCGCAAGGCGCTCATCTCCAACGAGGTCCTCGGCGAGGAGCCCCTCGAGCTGGGCGCACGGGACCTCTTCACCAAGGCCGTCTGGCTCACCCTGCCTGAGCCGACGCTCGCGGCCGCGGGACTGATCGCTGCCCAGTTCCCGGGCGCCCTCCACGCCGCGGAGCACGCATCGATCGGCCTCCTGCCCCTCGTCGCCTCCAGCGACCGGTGGGACGTGGGCGGGGTGTCCACCGCGCTGCACGCCGACACCGAGCAGCCCACCATCTTCGTCTACGACGGGCACCCCGGCGGGGCAGGGTTCGCCGAGCGCGGGTTCGAGCGCATCCGGGTCTGGCTCCGGGCAACCCTGGACGCGATCGAGGCCTGCGAGTGCGATGCCGGGTGCCCGTCGTGCGTCCAGAGCCCCAAGTGCGGCAACAAGAACAATCCCCTGGACAAGTCCGGGGCGGTCGCCCTGCTGCGCGCCGTCCTCCTCCAGTCCGACCTCGCGGCCGAGCTGGTCTGACGCCAGAGCCGGCCCCACCACCGGGACTGGGGCGCCCGCCGGGACCGGCCCGCTCGCCTGGGCCGTCCCGCTCGCCTGGGCCGTCCGTTTGGGGCTGGTCCGCCGCCCGGCACGGGAGTCAGCCGGGGCCGACGCGGGGCGGCGGCCCTGCCCGGGCGCGCCCCACGGCGGGACCCCACGGGGCGCCCGTCTCCAGCTCCACGGTGACCCGGACGGTGCTGCCGGGCTTCTCCACGGCGCAGGCAGTCAGGACGGCGCCGTTGAGTTCGGCCGTCTCCTGGGCCGTCGCACAGGCGGCCCCAGGGCGGAGACCACGCTCGGTGTCGGCCGCCGCGAGCGCAGCGAGATCCGCCGCCGCGCCGGCCCGCGAAGACGCCGCCAGCGCCTGGCCGAGCATTGCCAGTGCCGCACAGGCCAGGATGAGGACCATCCCCAGCCCGAGGGCCAGGACGGTCCCCGACCCGGCCTCGGCGCCGCCCCTGCAGCCGGCACGGCCACGACAGCCGGGGCCCGGCCCGCAGAGCCTGGCCTGCCAGGTCACGGCGGTCCCTCCAGGCTCAGGCTCGCCGCCGCGCGGGCGCGCAGCCCGGCAGCGGCCGCGACGGGTCCGGGTACCGCCGTGCTGACCTGGACGGTGACGACTCCTGCCGAGGCCTCGACCGAATGCTCCGCGCCGGGGCCGGCAACCCTCGCGATCTCGCGGGCCACCGCGCCGGCGTCCTCGCCCTTGGCGACCGATCGCGCCCCGGCCCTCGCCGCTTCCTCGACCCGCACCTGGCAGACGGCCGCGGAAACGGCGCCGAGGAGGAAGCCGAGCAGGAGGATCACTGCGGGGACAGCCACTGCGAACTCGGCGGTGACCGACCCCCGCGGGGACGCCGGGCCCTCCTGGGCGGTGGCGTCCCCACGGATGCACCTCACGGGAGGGCGAGTGCTTGGCGGATGATCGCGAGGAGGAATCCCCGCACCTCGTCGCTGCGCATGATCACCACGAGCAGCCCCGCGAAGGCCACGGCGCCCAGTGTCGCGATCGCGTACTCGGCAGTTGCCATCCCCTGCTGTCCAGCGGCCCTGGCGCCGAGCCAGAGCCGCAGGAGCTGCAGGCGAATGGCTGCCCTCCGCCGCATGCGGGCGGCCCAGGCTCGCTCCCGCCCTCCGCTCCGTCGGCGCCTCAACCGGTCCCCTGGCGGTGCGGAAGACGCGGCCGGGAGATGCGCGGAGCCAGGGAAGCCCGGCTCGGTGCCTGCCCTCTGGTGGCCCGGCTGCCCGGAGTCCGGCGCTCCGGCCGCAGGGAAGAGCTCGATGACCCGGCACGGCTCGCCCGGGCCTTCGAGGGCATCGGGGCGAGGACCCGGGGATGGCGTCAGATCGAGCCGTGCGGATTCCCGTGACTGGTCGGGGTGTGCCCCGACGTCGTCGGGATGAGGCATTGCGGACATGGTTCCTCCTTGGTGGTCGGGCACAGCCGTGTGTCCGCGCCCGTAGGTGGGCCCGCCGGCTCGCCGTCGGAGACCCCTCCTCGCGGCGGGGCCATGGCGCCCAGGGGCGCCGCCTGCCCGATGGGCAGGGATCGTGGGGGCGGGATCACCCGCCCGGCAGCATCGCCAGAAGCACTGGCACCACGCCGAGACACAGGAAGGCTGGGAGGGAGCAGACTCCCAAGGGGATGACCAGCTTGACGCCGAGGGCCGCGGCGCGCTTCTCGAGCTCACGATGCCTGCTCCGCCGCAGCTGCCGTGCGCGGGCGTACAGCAGCTCGGCAGACGGGGCTCCGGTGGACGCTGCGAAGCGCAGGGCCGATCGGATCTCCTCGACGGAGGAGCCCACAGCAGCATCCGGCCATGCATGGTCCCAGTCGGTCCCGAGCCGTAGGGCAGCGGCGGCCCGCGCCAGCGCCGGGCCTGGTCCGTCGGCGACGCCGGCTGCGACCTCGAGCGCCCGCGGCAGGGCCAGGCCCGCCTCGAGCATGGCACCGAGCAGCTCGAGCAGGAGGGGCACCTCGTCAGGCCTCGTGGTCCGCAGGCGCGCCCGGCCTTCGGCGTGGACGGGCTGCTCCCGGCGGTCCACGCCCCCGGGCACGGCGGTGCCCACGGCACCGCACGGTGCCAGAAGCCGGTCGGCTCGGCGCCGGCTGCCTGCGAAGGAGAGGGCGATGCCTGCGGAGGCTGCAGCGAGCCCCACGGCGAGGACGGCGCTCATCGTGCCTCCGAAGCCGAGCGCACGAGCCGAGTGGACCACCATCGTCCGGCCACCGTCAGAGCTGCCCCGAGGCCGAGGCACATCGCGCCCAGCGGTGTGGAGAGGAGGATCCCGAACGGGTCCGCCCCCATCAGCATCCCGAGTCCCAGCCCGGCAATGGGGAGGATGGTCAGCACCTTCGCCGTGGCCCGGGGGCCTGCAAGGGCCACCGAGCGGGCGGCGACCGCGTCGGCGTCGGCCTCGAGCTGGGCGGCGAGCCTCTCCAGGACGTCGGCAAGGGCGCTCCCCGATGCCTCGGCGGCCTCGATGCAGGCCGCCACGCTGAGCCAGATGCCAGCGGCCGCGCCCGTGGAGCGGTGAGGGGACGGTTCCCTCTCGCTCACCGCCGTCTGGATCGCGGCTGCGACGGGCCGGCCCAGGTCCGCGGCCAGGGCAGCCGAGTGCAGCACACGTGGTGCAGGGTCTGCGCTCTCCCGCTCGCCGGCCGGGTACGCCTCGCAGGCCTGCCTCCACATCTGCTCGGGGGTGCGGCCGGCTCGCAGCAGGGCGGCGAGCTGCCCCACCAAGATGGCCGCGTGCTGGAATTCCTCCGCGGGACCTGTGCCTGCCCTCCCTGCCCAAGGTCGTCCCCGGGCCGGTCGTCGGCGCCGCGGCGACGGGACCGCGGCCGCCCCGGTCCTGAGGCGTCGTGTCCCCGCCATCGCCCCTCCCCCGGCTGCGAGGCGCCAGCCCGCGAACAGCAGCGCGGCGATAGTGGCGGCCACAACGGATGCGGCGCTCACGCCGCCGCCCTCAGCGCGCGGGGAAGGGCCAGCTCTGCGGCGAGCCGGTCCCAGCCCGGTCCGCGTTCTGACGTGCGGGCCGTCTCGGCCCCGCGACGGAGTGCGTCCACGACCGCGAGCCCATCCGGCCCCTCCGCGACGACGGCGATGCTCGCGACCCGCCGGCCCGCCGGGGCCCTCTCCATGTGCACGACTGCATCCAGGGCACTCGAGGCCTGGAGGAAGGTGGCTTCCCTGGTGAGCCCTGCGAGCGCTCCGAGGGCGGCGAGCCGCGCCACGACGGAGCCCGCCGTATTGGCATGGA
Proteins encoded:
- the trhO gene encoding oxygen-dependent tRNA uridine(34) hydroxylase TrhO; this encodes MAQHRIVLFYCFTPLADPEAVRLWQRTLCEGLGLRGRIIVSPDGINATVGGELNAVKGYLRATKEYPGFRKLDVKWSEGTAQDFPRLSVKARAELVSFGAPGELEVGAEGVIGGGSRLTPEQLHELVASGSAAEDTRREVVFFDGRNAFEAQIGRFKGAVVPDTSTTHDFLAELDSGKYDDLKDRPVVTYCTGGIRCEILTAHMRRRGFQEVYQLDGGIVRYGEAYGDAGLWEGSLYVFDRRMRLEFSEDAATIGRCARCAAPTSDFHNCSDPACRRLTLYCPQCAASPETLRCPDGCQPAQPAQTPAPSVTAG
- a CDS encoding GNAT family N-acetyltransferase; this translates as MGEPSLSELLGIWVEGWASTRHYPVKEVGAFRAVQLSDKSGDWEAFAADPSEDEFADLAAFVAESSPRLMTVLTDDLPAYRALAEKHGLVEVAADQELMIMDFEGKDVEAPWLNDDELKLTTAYEDHSATVTVATADGTLAARGHVAVAHGYAVFDRIITEPAFRRRGLGSFIMRALTAAMSEHNLDQGLLIASTDGQHLYHHLGWSDVSQVLVLTNPGNTGGGSLSAD
- a CDS encoding DEAD/DEAH box helicase, whose protein sequence is MAAHDSLLSLLGRSSAPEELRHLRTIPARSARHAPWPAWAHPDLVAAYRRLGVETPYIHQVEAAELAHAGRHVVLATGTASGKSLAYQLPALDAVHRSELRVAEQPGRIHDDGAAVLYLSPTKALAADQLTAIRALGLSTVRAETYDGDTEQSARRWIRDHANVILANPDMLHFGILPNHPWWAAFFRRLRFVVIDEAHSYRGVFGSHVANLLRRLRRVCAHYGADPVFIAASATSGDPEGSVGRLIGDAVAAVTEDGSPHGATEVAFWEPALTDARGENGAPQRRTAIAESADLLANLVSAHVRTIAFIKSRRGAETISSIAQRLVDEVDPSLAGRIAAYRSGYLPEERRELERRLRSGELLGVASTSALELGIDISGLDAVLVAGWPGTRASLFQEIGRAGRSGQDALAAFVASDDPLDTYLVNHPEAIFDTSVEATVLDPSNPYVLGPHLCAAAAEKPLTGSDLALFGPTAERLLDQLVAQGYLRRRPGGWYWTHPESAAAMVNLRADGGGPMSIIEAETGQLLGSMDSPQTHYQAHQGAIYVHQGASYLVEELNEAEHCVVVRRVNPDYYTTARDLTTVEVLGEDRCEQWGPVGVHFGEVRVTTQVVSFQRKALISNEVLGEEPLELGARDLFTKAVWLTLPEPTLAAAGLIAAQFPGALHAAEHASIGLLPLVASSDRWDVGGVSTALHADTEQPTIFVYDGHPGGAGFAERGFERIRVWLRATLDAIEACECDAGCPSCVQSPKCGNKNNPLDKSGAVALLRAVLLQSDLAAELV
- a CDS encoding Rv3654c family TadE-like protein, giving the protein MTWQARLCGPGPGCRGRAGCRGGAEAGSGTVLALGLGMVLILACAALAMLGQALAASSRAGAAADLAALAAADTERGLRPGAACATAQETAELNGAVLTACAVEKPGSTVRVTVELETGAPWGPAVGRARAGPPPRVGPG
- a CDS encoding TadE family protein yields the protein MRCIRGDATAQEGPASPRGSVTAEFAVAVPAVILLLGFLLGAVSAAVCQVRVEEAARAGARSVAKGEDAGAVAREIARVAGPGAEHSVEASAGVVTVQVSTAVPGPVAAAAGLRARAAASLSLEGPP
- a CDS encoding DUF4244 domain-containing protein, which encodes MRRRRSGGRERAWAARMRRRAAIRLQLLRLWLGARAAGQQGMATAEYAIATLGAVAFAGLLVVIMRSDEVRGFLLAIIRQALALP
- a CDS encoding type II secretion system F family protein produces the protein MSAVLAVGLAAASAGIALSFAGSRRRADRLLAPCGAVGTAVPGGVDRREQPVHAEGRARLRTTRPDEVPLLLELLGAMLEAGLALPRALEVAAGVADGPGPALARAAAALRLGTDWDHAWPDAAVGSSVEEIRSALRFAASTGAPSAELLYARARQLRRSRHRELEKRAAALGVKLVIPLGVCSLPAFLCLGVVPVLLAMLPGG
- a CDS encoding type II secretion system F family protein; this translates as MVGQLAALLRAGRTPEQMWRQACEAYPAGERESADPAPRVLHSAALAADLGRPVAAAIQTAVSEREPSPHRSTGAAAGIWLSVAACIEAAEASGSALADVLERLAAQLEADADAVAARSVALAGPRATAKVLTILPIAGLGLGMLMGADPFGILLSTPLGAMCLGLGAALTVAGRWWSTRLVRSASEAR